The proteins below are encoded in one region of Gemmatimonadetes bacterium T265:
- a CDS encoding type II secretion system protein GspF has protein sequence MPPQTEEAVRTVFAYRAARADGTLERGTVTAATRDAAAAVLVAGGSLPVELRAARPANGTSARSPNATTHGRADGLPADRRPALPPADLALGLRALATLLDAELPMGRTLAAFADLAPASWRPALPAIEGAVREGRGLSAALESAPVRVPPVVVGLLRAGEAGSGLAGAVRQAADLTERTARTRAALRSALAYPALLAAAATASVALLVGVVLPRFAALLEGIGQELPWSTRVVLAAAAVARGGAVPALGLAGATAVAWHAWTRTPAGRVAWHAALLRAPGLGTVRSAAATARAAAALAALLERGVPVAAALPHAARAAGDAAVEARLTDARAGIVAGESVAAALARTRAVTPTMVRLTRAGEASGKLAAMCAHAARLEAERAETLVAQTVRLVEPTLILGFGAVVALVAAALLQAVYSVRPGPGA, from the coding sequence ATGCCCCCACAAACGGAGGAGGCGGTCCGTACGGTGTTCGCCTACCGTGCGGCCCGGGCCGACGGCACGCTCGAACGCGGCACGGTCACCGCGGCGACCCGCGACGCGGCCGCGGCCGTGCTCGTCGCCGGCGGATCGCTGCCGGTCGAGCTGCGCGCGGCACGTCCGGCGAACGGCACAAGCGCTCGGTCACCGAACGCGACGACGCACGGCCGAGCGGACGGCCTCCCTGCCGACCGGCGACCGGCGCTCCCGCCCGCCGACCTCGCCCTCGGTCTGCGGGCCCTGGCCACGTTGCTCGATGCCGAGTTGCCCATGGGGCGCACGCTCGCGGCGTTCGCCGACCTGGCGCCGGCGAGCTGGCGCCCCGCGCTACCCGCCATCGAGGGCGCCGTGCGCGAGGGGCGCGGCCTGAGCGCGGCGCTTGAGTCGGCGCCGGTGCGCGTCCCGCCCGTCGTCGTCGGGTTGCTCCGCGCCGGCGAAGCCGGAAGCGGCCTTGCCGGCGCGGTGCGTCAGGCGGCCGACCTCACGGAGCGCACGGCCCGCACCCGCGCGGCGCTCCGGTCCGCGCTCGCCTACCCCGCACTCCTCGCCGCGGCGGCGACGGCCAGCGTCGCGCTCCTGGTCGGCGTCGTGCTCCCGCGCTTCGCGGCCCTCCTCGAGGGGATCGGTCAGGAACTACCGTGGTCCACGCGCGTGGTGCTGGCCGCCGCCGCGGTAGCGCGCGGCGGCGCGGTACCCGCCCTCGGGCTCGCGGGCGCGACAGCGGTCGCGTGGCACGCGTGGACCCGCACGCCCGCGGGTCGCGTCGCGTGGCACGCGGCGCTCCTCCGCGCGCCCGGGCTCGGCACCGTCCGGTCTGCCGCCGCAACCGCCCGCGCCGCCGCGGCGCTCGCGGCGCTCTTGGAGCGCGGGGTTCCCGTCGCGGCCGCGCTCCCGCATGCGGCGCGCGCCGCGGGCGACGCGGCCGTCGAGGCGCGCCTCACGGACGCGCGGGCGGGGATCGTGGCCGGGGAGTCGGTCGCGGCGGCGCTCGCGCGCACGCGGGCGGTCACGCCCACCATGGTCCGCCTCACGCGCGCCGGCGAAGCCTCGGGGAAGCTCGCGGCGATGTGCGCGCACGCGGCCCGGCTCGAGGCGGAGCGCGCCGAAACGCTCGTCGCGCAAACCGTCCGACTGGTCGAGCCCACGCTTATCCTGGGCTTCGGCGCCGTCGTCGCCCTCGTGGCCGCCGCGCTCCTCCAGGCCGTGTACAGCGTCCGCCCAGGCCCCGGCGCGTGA
- a CDS encoding general secretion pathway protein GspE, protein MPPAVASPDRRPTPPDAPELGLAPGLSRDYLRHHRVAPRRFADDGRLLIVAAAPDARWRDCVDDLCEAYGCAVAPEPAPASEVDVLIERLATAAARGVELTAGDGGDPVALGPRAGAFDDDGVTADARDLATQPPVVRYVNLLVRDAYAAGASDVHLEAGPGGLRARVRLDGVLVPAADPPPSIGRAVVSRVKLLAELDIAERRRPQDGRIRVRLEARELDLRVSTVPTVFGESVVLRLLDHGGRPVGLDALGMPNAIRTAVARLARRPHGLLLVTGPTGSGKTTTLYACLGLRDAGAEKLVTVEDPVEYQLPGVTQVPVHAAAGVTFAAALRAILRQDPDVVMVGEMRDAETADVAVRAALTGHFVFSTLHTNDAVGALPRLLDLGVAPYLVAATLDGVLAQRLVRCVCDACRTRYNPAPDVVAALIRAHARAGPVTDAAADQAVTGAEFTRGVGCASCRGTGYRGRVGLYELLPVNETLKDAVGTGTARDVVRTQAQAAGLLPLAADGWAKIREGVTTVEEVARVVQG, encoded by the coding sequence GTGCCGCCCGCCGTCGCCTCGCCCGATCGCCGCCCCACCCCGCCCGACGCGCCGGAGCTGGGGCTCGCCCCCGGGCTCTCGCGCGACTACCTGCGACACCACCGGGTCGCGCCGCGGCGATTCGCGGACGACGGGCGCCTGCTCATCGTGGCCGCGGCCCCGGACGCCCGGTGGCGCGACTGCGTCGACGATCTGTGCGAGGCGTACGGGTGCGCCGTCGCGCCCGAGCCGGCCCCCGCGTCCGAGGTCGACGTCCTGATCGAGCGCCTCGCCACGGCCGCCGCCCGCGGGGTGGAGCTGACGGCGGGGGACGGCGGCGACCCGGTCGCGCTCGGGCCGCGCGCGGGCGCGTTCGACGACGACGGGGTCACGGCCGACGCGCGCGACCTCGCGACGCAGCCGCCGGTCGTGCGGTACGTCAACCTGCTCGTCCGCGACGCCTACGCCGCCGGCGCGAGCGACGTGCACCTGGAGGCCGGGCCCGGCGGGCTCCGCGCGCGCGTCCGCCTCGACGGGGTCCTCGTCCCCGCCGCGGACCCGCCGCCCTCCATCGGGCGCGCGGTGGTGAGTCGCGTCAAGTTGCTCGCCGAGTTAGACATCGCCGAACGGCGGCGGCCGCAGGACGGCCGGATCCGCGTGCGGCTCGAGGCCCGCGAGCTCGACCTCCGCGTCTCGACCGTGCCGACCGTGTTCGGCGAGAGCGTCGTGCTCCGGCTCCTCGACCACGGCGGCCGGCCCGTGGGGCTGGACGCGCTCGGCATGCCAAACGCGATCCGCACCGCGGTGGCGCGGCTCGCGCGGCGGCCACACGGCCTGCTGCTCGTGACCGGGCCGACTGGCAGCGGCAAGACGACCACGCTGTACGCGTGTCTCGGGCTTCGCGACGCCGGCGCCGAGAAGCTCGTCACCGTAGAGGACCCGGTCGAATACCAGCTCCCGGGCGTAACGCAGGTGCCGGTGCACGCCGCGGCGGGCGTGACGTTCGCGGCCGCGCTCCGCGCGATCCTGCGCCAGGACCCCGACGTGGTAATGGTCGGCGAGATGCGCGACGCCGAGACGGCGGACGTCGCCGTGCGTGCCGCGCTCACCGGGCACTTCGTGTTCTCGACGCTGCACACCAACGACGCCGTCGGCGCGCTGCCGCGGCTGTTGGACCTGGGCGTCGCACCGTACCTCGTCGCGGCGACGTTGGACGGGGTGCTCGCGCAGCGGCTGGTGCGCTGCGTCTGCGACGCGTGCCGGACGCGGTACAACCCGGCGCCGGATGTCGTGGCCGCGCTCATCCGAGCGCATGCGCGTGCCGGCCCCGTGACCGACGCCGCCGCCGACCAAGCGGTCACCGGCGCGGAGTTCACGCGCGGGGTGGGGTGCGCGTCCTGCCGCGGGACGGGATACCGCGGACGGGTCGGGTTGTACGAACTGCTGCCGGTCAACGAGACCCTGAAAGACGCCGTCGGGACAGGGACGGCCCGCGACGTCGTACGCACGCAGGCCCAGGCCGCGGGCCTGCTGCCGCTGGCGGCCGACGGGTGGGCGAAGATCCGCGAGGGCGTCACTACCGTCGAGGAGGTCGCGCGTGTCGTCCAGGGGTGA
- a CDS encoding chromosome partitioning protein ParA has translation MIVTVASYKGGVGKTTSAVHLAAYLQQRAPTLLVDGDPNRSATGWARRGALPFKVVDERQAARYARDFEHVVIDTEARPDEEDLRALVGGCDLLVIPTTPDALALDALMLTVTALRGLGAVNYRILLTVIPPRPSRDGDEARAMLLQSGLPVFAGGIRRLAAFQKAALSGVPVHTVSDPRAAEAWADYCAIGTQLGGTAGSVAISDTGGSAVAVAGAGRTP, from the coding sequence ATGATCGTCACTGTGGCCAGCTACAAGGGCGGGGTAGGGAAGACGACCAGCGCCGTCCACCTCGCGGCCTACCTGCAGCAGCGCGCCCCGACGCTCCTCGTCGACGGCGACCCGAATCGGAGTGCGACGGGGTGGGCGCGGCGAGGCGCGCTCCCGTTCAAGGTCGTCGACGAGCGTCAAGCCGCCCGCTACGCGCGCGATTTCGAGCACGTCGTCATCGACACCGAAGCGCGCCCGGACGAGGAGGACCTCCGCGCGCTCGTCGGGGGGTGTGACCTCCTGGTGATCCCGACGACGCCCGACGCCCTCGCCCTGGACGCGCTCATGCTCACGGTCACCGCCCTCCGCGGCCTCGGGGCGGTGAACTACCGGATCCTCTTAACGGTTATCCCTCCTCGGCCGAGCCGGGATGGCGATGAGGCACGCGCGATGCTCCTTCAGAGCGGTCTGCCGGTCTTCGCGGGCGGTATCCGGCGTCTCGCGGCGTTCCAGAAGGCCGCGCTGTCCGGCGTGCCCGTGCACACGGTGTCGGACCCGCGCGCGGCGGAGGCGTGGGCCGACTACTGCGCGATCGGGACGCAGCTCGGCGGGACGGCGGGTTCAGTCGCGATTTCTGATACCGGCGGCTCGGCCGTCGCGGTCGCCGGGGCAGGGCGCACGCCGTGA
- a CDS encoding IS256 family transposase, with protein sequence MPRRKRQDEEVGPAAPAPRFTPAALDALLAEAGGLHGPEDVEPLFRALKRAVVERALGAELTHHLGYAPGAARPADQPNHRNGTTPKRVLTDDGDLDLAVPRDRAGTFAPQLVPKHARRLPGFDAKVLSLYARGMTVREIQGHLEELYAVAIAPDLVSTVTDAVVEEVTQWQQRPLDVVYPVVIFDALRVKIRDEGTVRNKAVYLALGIDRDGQKDVLGLWVEQTEGAKFWLRVLGELRGRGVEDVLIALVDGLTGFPDAVHAVYPEAQVHQCVVHLVRQSLVHVGWHERKAAAAQLRRIYHAPGEAAGLAALDALEASPLGQRLPAVAAGWRRHWAYVAPIFAVPLPVRRVLYTTNALESLHMQLRKVTKARGHFPTDAAAIKLLYLALRNVVAKWKLPAPEWRAAFPYFAVLFGERFTGDRAPADA encoded by the coding sequence ATGCCCCGACGCAAGCGGCAGGACGAGGAGGTGGGGCCGGCGGCGCCGGCCCCACGGTTCACGCCGGCGGCGCTCGACGCGCTGCTGGCCGAGGCGGGCGGGCTGCACGGCCCCGAGGACGTCGAGCCGCTGTTCCGCGCGCTCAAGCGGGCCGTCGTCGAGCGCGCGCTCGGCGCCGAGCTGACGCACCACCTCGGGTACGCGCCGGGCGCCGCCCGGCCCGCCGACCAGCCGAACCACCGCAACGGCACGACGCCCAAGCGCGTGCTGACCGACGACGGCGACCTCGACCTCGCGGTGCCCCGCGACCGCGCCGGCACGTTCGCGCCGCAGCTGGTCCCGAAGCACGCGCGGCGGTTGCCGGGCTTCGACGCTAAGGTGCTGTCGCTCTACGCCCGGGGCATGACGGTGCGCGAGATCCAGGGGCACCTGGAGGAGCTCTACGCCGTCGCGATCGCGCCGGACCTCGTCAGCACGGTCACGGACGCCGTGGTCGAGGAGGTCACGCAGTGGCAGCAGCGCCCGCTCGACGTGGTCTACCCGGTCGTCATCTTCGACGCGCTGCGGGTGAAGATCCGCGACGAGGGCACGGTGCGGAACAAGGCCGTCTACCTCGCGCTCGGCATCGACCGCGACGGGCAGAAGGACGTGCTCGGGCTCTGGGTCGAACAGACCGAGGGCGCCAAGTTCTGGCTCCGGGTGCTCGGCGAGCTCCGGGGCCGCGGCGTCGAGGACGTGCTCATCGCCCTCGTCGACGGCCTCACGGGCTTTCCGGATGCGGTGCACGCGGTCTACCCCGAGGCGCAGGTGCACCAGTGCGTGGTCCACCTGGTGCGCCAGAGCCTCGTGCACGTTGGCTGGCACGAGCGCAAGGCGGCCGCCGCCCAGCTGCGCCGCATCTACCACGCGCCGGGCGAGGCGGCCGGGCTCGCGGCGCTCGACGCCCTGGAGGCGAGTCCGCTCGGCCAGCGCCTGCCGGCGGTCGCGGCGGGGTGGCGGCGGCACTGGGCGTACGTGGCGCCCATCTTCGCCGTGCCGCTGCCGGTGCGGCGCGTGCTCTACACGACCAACGCGCTCGAGAGCCTGCACATGCAGCTCCGGAAGGTGACGAAGGCCCGGGGCCACTTCCCGACCGACGCGGCCGCGATCAAGCTCCTGTACCTGGCGCTCCGCAACGTGGTGGCGAAGTGGAAGCTGCCCGCCCCCGAGTGGCGCGCCGCCTTCCCGTACTTCGCCGTGCTCTTCGGCGAGCGCTTCACCGGCGACCGCGCCCCCGCGGACGCCTGA